The nucleotide sequence ACGCTGTAACAATCAGTGCAATGACATAAGCCAAAAGGGGATTAAAGGAACCAAATATCGCGGCGCCCGTGCTCCCTAATAGAGCATAAAGCCACTCTGCAAGGCTGAGCTCGACAAGTCTCCAGAAGGATGGTGGTTCTCGATTCTCTGTAACCTTTGTTTCTTCGGATGTAATAGGAAAGTCATCAAACTCACTGTTTGGACGACTAAAAGTTTGTGAGTGAGATCGCTCATTTTTGGGATCAGATGTCAAGAGTGGTGAGACAGGTGATTCCGGATCAGAATTGTTGGAGATCTTCCTATTTGCGGATTGAACGTCAATCTTAGGAAGCTCTGGCAGTCTCATCTCAAAGCTATCCTGCCTTCTTATTGATGGTTCTTTATCAGATGATTCCAAGGGCATACCATTCTCAGTCGTTTGCTCTGGCGGCGGGCTACGGTTGTGGGGAGATTCTTGAGAACTAAATGTAACATCTGCTGCCCATAAACCATGGGCACCAGAAACCCTTTGAAGAGATGGTGATTTCATCATCTTTGGAGAAGAAGGTTCTTGGAAGCTATGACCAGCTGAAGAATCCTTTTCAACTTGAAACACTGCAGTCCCCTTGTGGTTTCTAATTGGCATCCTGAATGATGTTAGCAAAGGCATATAACTAAGTATCTGTAATAATCTAAAACCAGAAAACAAACTACGAGGATAATTTTCGGGAAAAGGGAGGACTTGTATATCGCCAAGTAACCTTGTAATGCAATACTATAACAAACATTTATAACACAATAACCATCAAAGTGCTCAGTCGAGTCATGTAGCGCACCTGCGAGGGAGTTTTGCTGCTTCTTCACATTTAAGAAGCTCGGCATAGAGGCCATCCAATGCTATCAGTTCATCATGTGTTCCCATTTCAACTAATTGGCCTTCCTCCATCACAGCAATGTAATCAGCATTCCTGATAAGACTAAGTCGTCTTGCTATGATTATAGTTGATCTGCCCAACATGAGGAGATCCAGTGCTCCCTGAACAGATCTTTCAGCTTCAAAATCAAGCCCACCTGTAACTTCATCAAGAAGAAGGATAGAAGGATTCGAAAGAACAGCCCTAGCAACagaaagtttaattttttgttcttctgtCAAAGCTAGACCAGTCCTACCCACCTACAAGAAATATGTAGTAGGAAAAGTTAAGTATCAGAAGAAGGTGAAACAGTTGAACATATGAAAGAACTGTACACCTGCAAGATACCTGGGTCTCGTATCCTCCCTCCAGTGAACTAATAAATGTATGGGCATGTGCTATTTTAGCAGCTTCTTCAATTTGATCTGAAGAAGCATCTCGTCCATAAGCAATGTTATCTCTGATGCTCAGACTTAGCAAGGCTGGTTCCTGGGTGACTAAGCCAATTCGGCTTCTCAGCCATTCCAGCTTCAGGTTCTTAATGTTCTCCCCATCTAACAGGACTTCCCCTGCAAGTAATATATCAGTAgagaatatcatattttttagctTGCTTCAAGGAAGAAGCAACTCATAGACAAGAACTTAAATGGTTATATTACCTAATGTAGGATCGTAAAACCGCTCCATAAGTGGTATAATACTACTTTTGCCAGAACCATTTCTGCCAACAAGGGCTACAGCCTTTTTAGCAGGTACAGTGAGATAAAATCCACTCAAGATAGGAATTTCAGGGCGAGAGAGGTAGCTGAAATATACATTTCGGAATTCAATGTTTCCTTGCACAGTAGGGAGGGTGGTTCCTTCATTATTAGCAACAGAAGATGAACGACTTATCATCTCAAAAAGCCTATAAGCTGCGATTCTCCCTTGCTCAAAAGAGTAGAAGTTTGTCGCTGCTTGATTCAGCCCACTGTATCAAATAAAAGAATTGGTGGATTGCATCACTTAAGTATGACAGATGAGGGAGGAGAGTAAGATGCATGAAAGAGATACTCACAGGCCACTTAAAATTACAGCAAAAAGAGCTGTAACAACTTCACCACCATGAGCTTTCCCATGTGTAACCAGGAATCTTCCAACCCATAGTTGCAAGGCGCAGGAACAAATTGCAAGCCCATATGTGAAGCCAAGTCCAAGTCCTTGCACAAGACTTATCAAAATACCGTACCTCAGTGTAGCTTGTAGTGAGGTAGCATATGAATACTTGGCCAAAGTTTCATTTGTGAATGCATACAATGTCCTAATATAAGAAACTGCCTGCACCATATGAAAAGGAAGTTGAAGGAAACCCTCCACAGGCATTTAAATGCACAAATACAAATACCCGTAACTCTAGCTGATGCATACAGAGGCCAATACATCACCATGCCTTGGAAGGCATAAAATACGTTATTTATAGTTTTTACCATGTTTTACATTATTTGGCAACTGACAACTCTATTTATCAATATCTTCGTTGAAGAGTAAATTTCATCAATGAGAAAACCATATCATGAAGATGATGCACATTGGAGATAATAGAAAGCAACTTAATTGAAAACCATTTTAATTACTTCCCACAGGAAGACTCCCTACTGGTGTGTGCGCCTACTGTTAAATTACAATTTTGATTATTTAACTACATGTGTGAAcagtttttgaataaataaactaGATTCATCACGTACATGaatttatttaattcatgtattaagaaattaatataaGATTGTGGGTAGGATATTGTACATGTACTGGAGAATGGAAAATTCTAGCAGTAAATTTGGATACATGTACTAGACTAGGCACATAATAGAAGATGTCCTATAAGTACCTAGGTACCATATTATAGCCATTTTATCAAAGCAAGGTTTAGAGAAGTAAGACTGCTTTCCCCTTCTTGTTTTCTGGAGAAAATGAGTAACTTGATTATGCTCCTCAAATTTCACGGCATTTGAAAGTTACCggtttcgaaaaaaaaaaaaaaatcacgacATTTGATGTCAGATGCAAATGTCTTGAGAGATGTGGAAAAAACAATTTTTTAAAGAATTGAGAAATGAAACCTCAAATTGAATGAATGTGGCCAAATTAGCTGTATTATAGGTATGAGGATGCTGAGCTAGAGAAGCGCCAGATTAATCAAACTATTTTGGCAGGATGGAACTACCAAGATTTCAAAAGCTAAACTTTTGAATGATTATTATGATGGTAAGGATCCCAAAACGAGTGTCAAAAATGACAAAGTAGATGCTTATGGAGTAGCTATACAATGACGGATCTTGAGTAGAGGTATAAGATGATGTCACACTGCCACAAGAATGATTGATAAGAAAATCCCCACTTTAATCTACCAAATTGATGATGAGATGTTTGAGAAGGTTTTTTTCTCTGAAGTCCAAGAAAGATAAGGATGATGATGAAGAGAATATATGGAGATGACTCAATGATGAAGGGGTTCATTGCAGAACATCGACAATCCGTAACTTCAAGATTTAGCTATGTTACAGTCGCTATTGAGAAGTCCAGGGATATTGATTCTAAGAGACCGTAATAGAACTTACAGGGTTAGCAAGCAGATCAGGAAAAGCTTAAGAAACCGAAACAAGTAGCATTGGACAAGCCTTGAAGGCATTGGCTTTCTTAAAGGAAAAAGATGAGTGTGTGCTTGCATCAAGAAGCTACGGACACGGACGAAGTAGAGAAGAATTCAAATCGAGGTCACCAAGTTGTTGTTATCTCCGCCAAACCGTTAAAGATTAACATCTTCCACAGCATCTCTTGGAGTGATACATCGAGTTTAAAGGGGGGTCTAGAAGATAACTAGAATTGTCTCAACCCTCAAGTACATGAATTTACTTGGTTCATGTATGGAAACTAATGCAAGAATGCAGGTAAGATTTTGAACATGAACAGGGAAAGGAAAAATTCAATAATTGAAGTATGACACGTGTACTAGACTAAGTACATGTAAGAAGAATTAATATAAATACTTGGGTATTACAGTCATTTTATGTAACCCAAGTTTAGGAGAAGGAAGAACACTTCCCTCGATTTGTCGTCAAGAGAATTGTTGATGATTGCCTTACAAAAAGAAGTTATTGATGATTAATTTTGTTCCTCCCAAATTTCCACAACATAATGCATATTCATGTTGAAAAGATCCTTATtacttattttaattaaagaaagaaagaaagaaaaaaaatggccGCATAGTCCTTCAGGAACAGATTGTTCTTTATCATGTAAGTGTTAAAAACGGAAGCACGGAAAATCTCAGTTTCTTTCCTACTATTCTTTTCGTTTCATTTTTTCTCATTGTTATTTTTGGTGGGGGGTCGAATGCTGCAAATGTTAGCCCTGAGCCACTGAAGAGTATGTAAAACAATGCCAGTATAAGGAATCATAAATCAACATTAATTGCTAAAAGTCCACACTAATAAATTTGAACTTTCAGTACAAagtacactgggtatgttgttgaagtACAACGAACTCTTTGACAAACGACTGTATATACTAAGCGTCACAATCCCTGTTGTGCTGCTAAAAAAGTTAATCCTGATACTTGACTCTCTAAACTAGGTAATGTAATACCCGCTCcttcccattttatgtgtcgccatttgaccgggcacggagtttaagaaataagggaagacttggtaaagtttaccaaattatcctttatcaaaaaatgtgccaatatctttttttttttaattaagtgggaccaataaggataaaagggtaattgtgcctttaaaaagttGCCAAATAACGAAAggcgacacttattttgggaccgattaaaaaggaaatgatgacacataatttgggacggagggagtacctCTTTTCATTCCTGGGGTAAACTACATTTAGGTAATAAAAGCTGGTTCGCACTTGAGCTCCGCAAACAGCTCATTATAGGCTTAAACTAGTAAAACTCCAATGAGCATTTTTCTACTTCCCACCTTGATGATATTGAATCACTATACTCAACCAATAAAacctcaaaatatttttcttcaaggtAGTTTTAAATACCACAGAAAGCTAAAGAATTGAAGTAAAGCTCACTCAAGAAAGATCAACAACATGCATTTCCAACTCGATCACCAGTCACTATTTAATAAAAGGGACTCCCTTGAGAATCAAAAAGGTTCCCATTTCCATTCTGGAAGACTGGAACACTGCAAGTAACAACTGATTCCAGATACTCTATTTCATCATCAATTTCAAATACTCATTTttccaatttcacccaaatattgTCCAAATAAGAAGAGTTCCCATGATCTTCCCAAATGGGAGAATAATCAGATCAATAATGGAGAAAACCAAACCTGTTCAGCTATACTTGCTGCTTCAGCATATGCATCCTGAATGTTCTCTGCAAGTCtatgaagaaatatatttgatatccCCCCGGCTGCAACAATGAAAGGGCCCGTCGCTAAAGTTATAAGGGCAATTTGCCAGCAATTGACAAATCCAATAACAAGGCCACTGAAAAAAGTAGCCATGTTATGAATATAGTTCCCAACCTGTCATAGCACATGTAAGATAAGTGAGAAGCCATTGTCGAAGTCAagcaaaaaagaatttttttagaaaaaacaaaaaagaagcaGAACATACTTTTTCACTAAGAGCAGATTGAATAAGTAGCACATCACTCAAAACTTGGCTCACAATGTCTCCATTGTTTCCATAGGTATCAAAAAAACTCATATCTTGATTCAGTAATACTTGAACATATCTTGATCTGATCACTGCAGTCTGCCGTTCTCCAGTAAGAATCCAACATGATACCTCTATCAGAAAAGGATTAATTAAAAACAAATGATGAACGAGACAAAAGAGAAActttaaattgaaaataatataacTTGAGCAATTTTAGCTTACCAATCCAACCAGCAACAAAAACACCCCCAGCAATATATAGAATGGTCAAGGCTAGCTGTGAAAAATATGATCTTTGTTAGGTAACTTGAACTGCTATACAAAAATACTTGATTAAATATTGGGAacaatctatctatatctatatctatattagaTAAAGAGTGTGAAGGTTTTTAGATATGTTGACTGAATTTTTTACCCTTAGAATTCTTTTCAATTTAGTTTGTTAATGAAAAGGTAAATATGCATCATTTGTTAGACCACGAGAGTATATCTGCACTATTCCATAGACGGTAGGGGTATATTTGCTCCATTTTTTTAATGGAGGGTATATTTACTCTAAATCACAAAGTTGAGGAATATATCTACCCCTTTGCCcttatttttatgaattaatattttcatgtatcaataccacataattttgacttttgataTCAATGACGAAATATTGTTCACTACATTAAATTGGTGAATTATCATGTTCCTCCTAAACtacattttttatcttaaaacGATTATGCTATTGTTTAAAAGGTTTGTACCGAATAGTATAACACACACATCAATACATTCTTTTTATTtacatttattgttaattaacGTGgtacacacgtgcaaagcacgtaaaCTTGACTAGTTATAAAAAAGACCAagaggaaaaattcaaaataactacaagagaaaaaattcaaaataactatTATCATCAAGTGTGGCTTGCAAGTACAATAAATCTTCGCCCTCTATTGTACCATCTTTTGGGGGACCTTTTGGGAAGAAGAGTATTAAATACACTACTTCCTCTCCATCTTCATTTCTCATTATCCATTTGATGATCACGCACCAAATGCCAACGAATAGAGCTCTTACATGACTAGATCAGCAGGAACCAGCTGCACAAAAGAAACAtaactctcttctttttcttttttcttttacaacATTAAGACCAACATTTGTAAACCTTTAAAAGTTTTGGGCGTCAATAAAATGATATAGCTAGGAAATGGGGGAACGGACAAGAGTGATTTAAGCTAATCAAGGTTATTCTTTACCAGCCAGGGCTGAGGACCATATTGGAAGCTTAGATCCATTTGCAGGCATCTGATGGAGGATTTACAGTTACATAATGACTAGCTTTTAAAGTGGGATCAATAGCCCAACTTTTAGCACCCAGCCACCAACTAATACTATGACACACTTACAAACACAGAAGGGAACTGATAAGAGACCTCAGGCTGGAGTGCACTTGCCAAGTCACAAGGCACAACCAACTACACCAATAACAGGCTGAAACTACTAATGCACCTAATAAACCGCCACCTGTAATTGAAAAGCGCTAATTTAATATCTGTTGCCTATTTCTCCACTATTGTCTCGGAGAAGTACACTTCAGTGACAGAAGTCAGAGTCCGTCAAACATAAGATTTCCAAATCAGATCACTTCTTACTTGCtataatatacaacaacaacaacaacaacaaacccagtgtattcccacttagtggggtctggggggggggttaagatgtacgcagtccatacctctacctctgatgaagtagaaaggctgtttccgaaagacccccggctcaagtcacgagatatcacacaaacacatagtacagcacagaagcagatgacataacatagatacggcacccataaggaatataaaacagagtaaagcaggaatgcaggaatataaagcagaggaaagcacacatattcgtaataaacatggaacacggaacacggaacattgaatacggaatcataacaggaatacacccccaccaattaattccctacactagcgacccgaacttgCTATAATATACATCTCAATAATTTATTATTGATGGCTGATAAACACAGTGACAACAAATGGGGGAAGCAAATACAATAGCTAGTCCGCATTCCTGATCCTATAACACCACGCAGAGGCCACAATATTCTACTATTCAATTGATGCCATTGTTTTGGCGCCAGCAACCCTCTATAACTTGGTCAAAAACGATTCTAGTCTTACACAAAAAAGAATGTCTTTTAGCATTATTCATTAACCAACAATCACCAAGACAATGGCCCACCCATATGGCAAAATACAAGTGATTTTTGCAAAAACTACAACAGATTGAAGGATTGATACTGCAACAGCTTAAAGATTGTTAATTCAACAGCTACAACTTTTCAAAGTCCATATTCCCTTTTTTGGATGACCGTGGTGCCCGGGCTAGCTTGAGCCCATCTCAACTAATTCCGCGGGATACCTGCTACCTCCCACCAGAACCATGTATCACAttaggtaactctatccaccaaggcgaGAATAGATAGGAAGAACTTACCTAGTGTTTTGCCTCTGCTGGGAATTGAGCCTGAGACCTCATAGTGCTTAACCACATCATTTACCACTAGGACACACCCTTGGGTGTAACTATTCAATGTCCATTTGCTTcattttcactcttttttattaATACTCCATAATTTACGGTTTTCTAACACTATATGACAAAAATCTGAACAGAATAAATAAGAATAGCTACAGCCAGTGCACATTTCAGCTCTAGGTACCTCAGTAAATCGTGAGAAAACTACAGATACCAAAAACAGCTATTGAGGACACAAAATCCAGCTGTAGGTTACCTCAGTGAACCGATGAAATAGATCATCAGCAGGTTCCGAACCATGGCTAAGCAACTGAATAATCTTAGCAAAGTAATGCAAGTAAACCACCAAAGCAGTCCCATGTGCAGCAGCAGCAACTGATCCTAAAATCATAAGCACCCAATCTAACCGATCCGCACATGCAAACAGCATCGAAAACGGTGCAGCTGTTGGTGGAGGTTCCATTTCCTCTGTATCTGCATCCATCTCCTCCTCCAACTCAACCTGCATAGCATCACCACCTGTATCCGTATATGGAGATGGGGATTCAGGTGGCTCTGATACTTCAGACACTGGCGTCAACGGCTGTATATGTGGTGGGGACCACCCAAATAACCCCCTTTGTACCATCATTTTTCAGCTactctaaaaatcaaaaaccCCTTTCTTCACCCCTACACCCTAAAAAACCACCATCATAATTCGCTTGTGAATACCATCATCTACAACTACTCCCAAAACCGTAAAAATTAGTGAATGAAAAAACACTTTTTTCACCCCAAATTCTAAAGCAGCAACACAATTCCCTTGAATACCATAATCTTCAACTACCCAAAAACCGAGAACCGTAACAACCAGTAAACCAAAAACCCCTTTTTTCACCCTATACCTTACAAATCACTAATCACAATTCCCTTCAATACCATCATTTTCAACGACCCGAAAACAGTAACTGAACCAAAAACCGCTGTTTCCCCCCTATACCCTAAAAATCAGAATCCTCTTGAATTACTATCAGCTTCAACTATCCGATACCCAAAAACCGTAACAACCAGTAAATCAAAAACCCTTTTTCTTACACTATACCGTAAATCAACAATTACAATTCCCTTGAATTACTTCAACTAACCAAAAACTGTATCAACCAGTGCATCAAAAAAAACCTTTTCACCCTTAACACTTATAATTACCATCAATATCCGAAAACTTTAACAACTCGCTGAAttcaaaaccctctttttttcACCCAATACCCAACAAATCactatcaaaatatcatcaacaaccCGAAATTCGTAACAACAGGTAAATCAAAAAACCCTTTTTTCACCCTATACCCCAAAAATCACTAAAACGATATCTTCAACAACCCAAAAACCATAATAATTAGTAAATCAAAACCCCTTTTTTTCACCCTATACCCTAAAAATGAGCATCACAAATTCACAATTCCCTTGAAATACCCCAATCTCCAACTACCCAGAAACCCGAAAACTGTAACAAGTGAATCAAAACCTCCTTTTTTTCACCTAAAAACCACTATCACAATATCTTCAACAACCCGAAAAACGAAACAACCGGtgaaatcaaaaaccctaaatccCAAATCagcatcaaaattcaaaaatttagggTTTAGCACGCAAAACAAGGAAATTCAAATTCAGATCCAACAAAATTTCGAAAATTGAACTTCAATTGGAAGTGTAAAATCACGAATTAATACTTTAATTTAGttgaaaaatagcaaaatttGAATCGGGTTAAAAGTCGGGTCAAAAATGGCGGAGAGAGAGTTGACTcgtaaaacagaaaaaaaaaatcccctttgtCGTAAAACGTCTATTTGTTTATATATGGTGGGTGAAAACGACGACGTATAAAGGAGACAATGGTCGTCGgagttttttaagtttttttatattttaattaatttaattaaattagaaGGAAAAAGAAGCTGTCTCTGtataataattttcaagttttgaatttcGATTTGTTGttttcctcaaaaaataaaaaagactattCCACGTTtggatttgattattttttaaaataaaacctaattattattaaagatgattttagaaaaaaataacataaatatacaccttaatTTATCATACTTACACAAATTCACACCCTTACAAAGTAGTTATAAACGTCtcaattaattatatatctttgttGATGTGTCGGGAGCTAATTCTGAATCTTGACAGATTCAAgatcgaaaaaaatgtatcttcgttggattaTTATGTATGTTGACAGattcaagattaaaaaaatatcttcgttggatgtattatgtatctcgacagactcaaaatcaaaaataaattggaggctaattatgtatctttacaaaggaaaaaaatatatcttcgttggatgtattcgaagttaattatgtatttcgatagacccaaaattgaaatttttagaaattatacAACATGTCAAAAAATTTTATAACTAAGCTACAAACTGTCAAAATTTATATTGTTccaatgtcaaaaaaaaaatgtattggggctaattatgtatttttacaaagaaaaaaaatatatcttcgttaGATGTATCtgaaactaattatgtatttcaACGAACCTAAAATTAACTTTTTCAGTAGTCatgcaaaatattaaaaaaaattatgattaagtTTCgtcaaaatttatgttgtttgtccttgatt is from Capsicum annuum cultivar UCD-10X-F1 chromosome 5, UCD10Xv1.1, whole genome shotgun sequence and encodes:
- the LOC107870255 gene encoding ABC transporter B family member 6, producing the protein MMVQRGLFGWSPPHIQPLTPVSEVSEPPESPSPYTDTGGDAMQVELEEEMDADTEEMEPPPTAAPFSMLFACADRLDWVLMILGSVAAAAHGTALVVYLHYFAKIIQLLSHGSEPADDLFHRFTELALTILYIAGGVFVAGWIEVSCWILTGERQTAVIRSRYVQVLLNQDMSFFDTYGNNGDIVSQVLSDVLLIQSALSEKVGNYIHNMATFFSGLVIGFVNCWQIALITLATGPFIVAAGGISNIFLHRLAENIQDAYAEAASIAEQAVSYIRTLYAFTNETLAKYSYATSLQATLRYGILISLVQGLGLGFTYGLAICSCALQLWVGRFLVTHGKAHGGEVVTALFAVILSGLGLNQAATNFYSFEQGRIAAYRLFEMISRSSSVANNEGTTLPTVQGNIEFRNVYFSYLSRPEIPILSGFYLTVPAKKAVALVGRNGSGKSSIIPLMERFYDPTLGEVLLDGENIKNLKLEWLRSRIGLVTQEPALLSLSIRDNIAYGRDASSDQIEEAAKIAHAHTFISSLEGGYETQVGRTGLALTEEQKIKLSVARAVLSNPSILLLDEVTGGLDFEAERSVQGALDLLMLGRSTIIIARRLSLIRNADYIAVMEEGQLVEMGTHDELIALDGLYAELLKCEEAAKLPRRMPIRNHKGTAVFQVEKDSSAGHSFQEPSSPKMMKSPSLQRVSGAHGLWAADVTFSSQESPHNRSPPPEQTTENGMPLESSDKEPSIRRQDSFEMRLPELPKIDVQSANRKISNNSDPESPVSPLLTSDPKNERSHSQTFSRPNSEFDDFPITSEETKVTENREPPSFWRLVELSLAEWLYALLGSTGAAIFGSFNPLLAYVIALIVTAYYRTDDKHHLRRDVDRWCLIIACMGVVTVFANFLQHFYFGIMGEKMTERVRRMMFSAMLRNEVGWFDEEENSADNLSMRLANDATFVRAAFSNRLSIFIQDTAAVIVAILIGMLLQWRLALVALATLPVLTVSAVAQKLWLAGLSKGIQEMHRKASLVLEDAVRNIYTVVAFCAGNKVMELYRSQLQKIFTKSFLHGVAIGFGFGFSQFLLFGCNALLLWYTALTVKNKHMNLTTALKEYMVFSFASFALVEPFGLAPYILKRRKSLTSVFEIIDRAPKIDPDDNSALKPPNVYGSIELKNIDFSYPSRPEVLVLSNFTLKVNGGQTVAVVGVSGSGKSTIISLIERFYDPVAGQVLLDGRDLKSYNLRWLRNHLGLVQQEPIIFSTTIKENIIYARHNASEAEMKEAARIANAHHFISSLPHGYDTHVGMRGVDLTPGQKQRIAIARVVLKNAPILLLDEASSSIESESSRVIQEALDTLIMGNKTTILIAHRAAMMRHVDNIVVLNGGRIVEEGTHDTLMSKNGLYVRLMQPHFGKGLRQHRLV